The genome window CCTACGTGGGCACCGCAAGCGGCGTCCAGACCATCCGCTTCGCCAACCTGCCCGCCCACACCATGCTCTACATCTTCTGGGGTGACGGGCTGAAGTCACGGGTCTACGACACCACGTCCCCCAAGGACGTGGACCACGACTTCCGCCTCTACGCCAAGTACGACAAGGGCGACCACTACGAGTTCAAGGTCACGGCCTACGTCTACGACGGCAGCACCCGGGTGGACGTCAAGCAGGCGGTGATCTCCATACCCAAGGCCGACAACCCCTAACCCCGGGCCCTTCTCGACCTGGGTCCCAAACCAGAAGGGCCGGGGGGAGTCCCCCCGGCCCTCTTCCGTGCAGCGGCCGCCCCGAGCACCAGGCCCTCAGCCCGCCCCCGGCTCCTTCCAGAGGTCCAGGTCGACGAGGCCGATCCGGGCGGCGTAGCGGACGAGCTCCATCTGGCTGTGGACGCCGAGCTTCCCCATGAGGTTGCTCCGGTGGTTCTCCACGGTCTTCGGCTTGATGTGGAGACGCGCGGCGATCTCCCGGGAGGGGACCCCCTCCACGATGAGCCGCATGACCTCCTGCTCGCGGCGGGAGAGGAGGCCGTAGCGGTCGTCCCGCACCCGCGAGGCCCGATCCGGGGCCTCGAGGAGCCGCCCCAGGACCTCCCGGGAGACCGCCCCGTCGAGGAAGTGCTCCCCGGCCAGGAGCGCGTCGAGGGCCTGGATGAGCCGTTCGCCCGTGGCCTCCTTCACGATGTAGCCGTGGGCCCCCGCCCGAAAGGCCGCGGCGATGTACTCGAACCGCCCGTGCATGCTGACCACCAGGATGCGGGCCGAGGGGGCGGCCCGGCGTAGCCCCCCGATGAGCTCGTGGCCGTTGGCGTCCGGGAGGGCGAGGTCCAGGGTCACGAGGTCGGGACGGAGGGCGGCGGCCAGGTCCAGGGCCTCGCGCCCGGTCCCGGCCTCTCCGGCCACCTCGAAGCGCCCGCTCCGCCGGATGAGGGCCTTGAGCCCTTCCCGGAAGAGCGGGTGGTCATCCACCAGGAGGACGGTCGGCTGCTTGGATTCCACGTCGTTCTCCACCGTTTCTGCGGACGGCCCGGACGGGCTGGAACGGGACCTCCACCGAGACGAGGGTGCCCCCGCCCGGGCGCGAGACCACCCGGAAGCTCCCCCGGAGAAGATCCACCCGCTCGGCCATCCCGGCGAGCCCCAGGCCGAAGCGGGCCTCCCGGGAAGCGGCCGCCACGTCGAACCCCCGGCCGTCGTCCTTGACCTGGAGCCGGAGCACCGGGTGCGTCGCCACCATCCGGACGCTGACCCGGCGGGCCCCCGCGTGCTTGACCACGTTGTGGAGCGCCTCCTGCACGATGCGGAAGAGGTTGATGGCGGTCTCCTCGTCCACCCGGACCCCGGCCATGCCGGCGGTCTGGAAGTCCACCCGCAGCCCGTGCCGCTCCGAGAGCTTGCCGCAGTACTCCGCGAGTCCCTCCACCAGGCCGAGTCGCTCCACCGCCGCGGGACGGAGGCCGGAAGAGAGCTCCCGCACCGCCCGGATGGAGCCCTCCACGTCCTCCCGGAGCCGGGCCGCCTGCTCCCCCAGGGGAGAGGCCGCCCCCCCGAGGTCCTCGTGCAACATGTCGAGGCCGATCTTGACGGCGTTCAGGCGCTGGCCGAGGTCGTCGTGGAGCTCCCGGGAGAGCCGGCGGCGTTCCGCCTCCTGGAGGGTGAGGAGCCGCCGCGACAGCGCCCGGGCGCGCTCTTCCATGGCCTTGCGAGCGCTGATGTCCCGGGCCACCACCAGCTTGGCGGGCCCTTCCACGCCCGGCATCCGGACGGGAAGCTCGGCCACCGAGAACCAGGCGCCGCTCCGCCGGTCGCGGCACTCCCAGTGGAAGGCGCCCCCGGGGGTCAAGGTGCCGGGCGGATGGCAGTCGGGGCAGGGCCGCGTCCGCCCCCAGCAGGCCCGGTAGCAGGGAGACGCGGCCAGATCCGCCCGGGCGTCCTCCTGCATGCGCCGGTTGGCGAAGGCGATCCGGTAGCCCGGGCCCACCACGTAGACACGGTCCTCCATGGCATCGAAGAGGAGGGACAGGGTCCGCTGGGAGGCCGCCATGACGTCGGAGATGCGCTTGCACTCCGTGGCGTCGTGGAGGACCCCCATGACGGCGGCCCCGCCGCCCATGGCCACGCGGCGGGCCCGCACCTCGATCCAGAAGGGATCCCCGCCCCGCCGGCGGGAAGGCTGGCCCCAGGCGACCTCCTCCGAGACACCCGACAGGAGCCTGTCGTGGTTCTCCCGGAAGAAATGGGCGCTCGAGGGGTCCGGGTAGACCTCGCCGAGGAAGTCCCGGCCCGCCAGGCAACGGCCGGGGTCGAGGCCGAAGACCTGGGAGAAACGCGGATTGGCGAAGAGGAGCCGGCCGTCGCGGACCACGTAGAGGCCGTCGGGAAGGCCGTCCGCCACGGC of Dissulfurirhabdus thermomarina contains these proteins:
- a CDS encoding response regulator, with translation MESKQPTVLLVDDHPLFREGLKALIRRSGRFEVAGEAGTGREALDLAAALRPDLVTLDLALPDANGHELIGGLRRAAPSARILVVSMHGRFEYIAAAFRAGAHGYIVKEATGERLIQALDALLAGEHFLDGAVSREVLGRLLEAPDRASRVRDDRYGLLSRREQEVMRLIVEGVPSREIAARLHIKPKTVENHRSNLMGKLGVHSQMELVRYAARIGLVDLDLWKEPGAG
- a CDS encoding PAS domain-containing sensor histidine kinase — encoded protein: MTERDALFRAVADGLPDGLYVVRDGRLLFANPRFSQVFGLDPGRCLAGRDFLGEVYPDPSSAHFFRENHDRLLSGVSEEVAWGQPSRRRGGDPFWIEVRARRVAMGGGAAVMGVLHDATECKRISDVMAASQRTLSLLFDAMEDRVYVVGPGYRIAFANRRMQEDARADLAASPCYRACWGRTRPCPDCHPPGTLTPGGAFHWECRDRRSGAWFSVAELPVRMPGVEGPAKLVVARDISARKAMEERARALSRRLLTLQEAERRRLSRELHDDLGQRLNAVKIGLDMLHEDLGGAASPLGEQAARLREDVEGSIRAVRELSSGLRPAAVERLGLVEGLAEYCGKLSERHGLRVDFQTAGMAGVRVDEETAINLFRIVQEALHNVVKHAGARRVSVRMVATHPVLRLQVKDDGRGFDVAAASREARFGLGLAGMAERVDLLRGSFRVVSRPGGGTLVSVEVPFQPVRAVRRNGGERRGIQAADRPPGG